A window from Variovorax sp. PBL-E5 encodes these proteins:
- a CDS encoding efflux transporter outer membrane subunit, whose amino-acid sequence MSLRRASTAVGLAALLAGCAVGPDYKAPAVDIPVSWKLEAPWQQGVPSDMADKGPWWQRFGDAALDTLERQAQANSPTLDLAGARLAQARATLSGSQAARYPQLGIGTRAQRLRISANRPLTNYSSPNAETVQNDFALSLTAGYELDLAGRVQRSAEGATASVAQSAADLENTRLLLTTDLASAYFNLRSTDIELDVVTRSIALQRHALDLVDSRHELGAVSGLDVAQQQALLDATLTQVDVLNKQRSQYEHAIATLIGTPAPSFTLAPDLRPITPPPIPLGVPSEALERRPDVASAERAMAAANAQIGVATAAFYPSVMLAPVAGVDSNKLSALFNAPSLLWSLGISATAPLFDGGRIRSNVDFARAGYDASVASYRRVVLNAMQEAEDGITGLAALDRASSQALTAVGAARRVLDMATSRYEGGASTYLDVIAAQQSLLTAERQAAQLLGQRMLTAVFLVKALGGDWCGTGAVADPRTGCPAPLRQVAGTR is encoded by the coding sequence ATGAGCCTGCGGCGCGCATCGACGGCCGTGGGGCTCGCGGCGCTGCTCGCCGGCTGCGCCGTCGGGCCGGACTACAAGGCGCCGGCGGTCGACATTCCCGTCAGCTGGAAGCTTGAAGCGCCGTGGCAGCAGGGCGTGCCCAGCGACATGGCCGACAAGGGTCCGTGGTGGCAGCGCTTCGGCGACGCGGCGCTCGACACGCTGGAACGGCAGGCGCAGGCCAACAGCCCCACGCTGGACCTGGCCGGCGCACGCCTCGCGCAGGCGCGCGCCACGCTGTCCGGCAGCCAGGCCGCACGCTATCCGCAACTCGGCATCGGCACGCGGGCGCAGCGGCTGAGGATCTCGGCGAACCGGCCACTCACCAACTATTCGTCGCCCAACGCCGAGACCGTGCAGAACGACTTCGCCTTGTCGCTCACGGCCGGCTACGAGCTCGATCTCGCGGGCCGGGTGCAGCGTTCGGCCGAAGGCGCGACGGCCTCCGTCGCGCAGTCCGCAGCGGATCTCGAGAACACGCGGCTCTTGCTGACCACCGATCTGGCCTCGGCCTATTTCAACCTGCGTTCGACCGACATCGAGCTCGATGTGGTCACGCGCTCGATCGCGCTGCAGCGCCATGCGCTCGACCTCGTCGATTCGCGGCACGAACTCGGCGCGGTGTCGGGCCTCGACGTGGCGCAGCAGCAGGCATTGCTCGACGCCACGCTGACACAGGTCGACGTGTTGAACAAGCAGCGCTCGCAGTACGAACACGCGATCGCGACGCTGATCGGCACGCCGGCGCCTTCGTTCACGCTGGCGCCCGACCTGCGGCCCATCACGCCGCCGCCCATTCCCCTCGGCGTGCCCTCCGAAGCACTGGAGCGACGGCCCGATGTCGCCTCGGCGGAGCGCGCGATGGCCGCCGCCAACGCGCAGATCGGCGTCGCCACCGCGGCCTTCTATCCCAGCGTCATGCTGGCGCCGGTGGCGGGCGTGGACAGCAACAAGCTGTCGGCGCTGTTCAACGCGCCCAGTCTGCTGTGGTCGCTCGGCATCTCGGCCACGGCGCCCTTGTTCGACGGCGGCCGGATCCGCTCCAACGTCGACTTCGCGCGTGCCGGCTACGACGCCAGCGTGGCCAGCTACCGTCGCGTCGTGCTGAACGCGATGCAGGAGGCCGAGGACGGCATCACCGGCCTCGCCGCGCTCGACCGTGCATCGTCGCAGGCCTTGACGGCCGTGGGCGCCGCGCGCCGCGTGCTCGACATGGCGACCAGCCGCTACGAAGGCGGTGCATCGACCTACCTCGACGTGATCGCCGCCCAGCAATCCCTGCTGACCGCGGAGCGCCAGGCCGCGCAGCTGCTCGGCCAGCGCATGCTGACCGCGGTATTCCTGGTGAAGGCGCTCGGCGGCGACTGGTGCGGCACCGGTGCCGTGGCCGATCCTAGAACAGGCTGCCCTGCCCCGCTGCGCCAGGTGGCCGGAACGCGCTGA
- a CDS encoding CBS domain-containing protein: protein MKVSDILRVKGNTLYTTAPDEPLADAVTTMADKDIGSLVVMEHGDLVGMLTFREVIVAIVANGGQVGGTLVRKAMDDHPVTCTLETDLDEIRRIMLERHARYMPVMDKRMLMGVISFYDVAKAVVDSQNFENKMLKAYIRDWPTEE, encoded by the coding sequence ATGAAAGTCAGCGACATCCTGCGCGTCAAGGGCAACACGCTTTATACGACCGCGCCCGACGAACCACTGGCGGACGCGGTCACCACCATGGCCGACAAGGACATCGGCTCGCTGGTCGTCATGGAGCATGGCGACCTGGTCGGCATGCTGACTTTCCGCGAGGTGATCGTGGCCATCGTCGCCAACGGCGGCCAGGTCGGCGGCACGCTGGTGCGCAAGGCGATGGACGACCATCCCGTCACCTGCACACTGGAGACCGACCTCGACGAGATCCGCCGCATCATGCTGGAGCGCCATGCGCGCTACATGCCGGTGATGGACAAGCGCATGCTGATGGGCGTGATCAGCTTCTACGACGTCGCCAAGGCCGTGGTCGACAGCCAGAACTTCGAGAACAAGATGCTCAAGGCCTACATTCGGGACTGGCCGACGGAGGAATAG
- a CDS encoding 3'-5' exonuclease: MTPAAPPPLPEREQIALLEPFEGLGLRDIRVVATLQQAQAAATALLAAGVAGFDTESKPTFAKNEVSGGPHVVQFATLREAWIFQLHHTECRETLAALLASTALAKVGFGLSTDLSLIRQRLGVDPRAVFDIDTEFRRRGYRKSVGVKTAVALVFNRRFVKSRKATTSNWANRQLTDAQIRYAANDAYAAMRVFDALELTVPNAF; this comes from the coding sequence ATGACTCCCGCCGCCCCTCCCCCACTGCCCGAACGCGAGCAGATCGCCCTGCTCGAACCCTTCGAGGGCCTCGGGCTGCGGGACATCCGCGTCGTCGCCACGCTGCAGCAGGCGCAGGCCGCCGCCACGGCGCTGCTGGCCGCGGGCGTGGCCGGCTTCGACACCGAGTCGAAGCCGACCTTCGCGAAGAACGAGGTGTCCGGCGGTCCGCACGTGGTGCAATTCGCGACGCTGCGCGAAGCCTGGATCTTCCAGCTGCACCACACCGAGTGCCGCGAGACGCTGGCCGCGCTGCTGGCCTCCACCGCGCTGGCCAAGGTCGGCTTCGGCCTGTCGACCGACCTGAGCCTGATCCGCCAGCGCTTGGGCGTCGACCCGCGCGCCGTGTTCGACATCGACACCGAGTTCCGCCGCCGCGGCTACCGCAAGTCGGTCGGCGTGAAGACGGCGGTGGCGCTGGTGTTCAACCGCCGTTTCGTCAAGTCGCGCAAGGCGACCACCTCGAACTGGGCCAACCGGCAACTGACGGATGCGCAGATCCGCTATGCCGCCAACGACGCCTACGCCGCGATGCGCGTCTTCGATGCGCTGGAATTGACGGTTCCGAACGCCTTTTGA
- a CDS encoding efflux RND transporter permease subunit, with translation MVQLALRRPYTFIVMAMLIVLATPLVLLRMATDIFPEINIPVVSVIWNYNGLPALEMGQRITGQTERSLTTTVSDIEHIESQSLSGVAVIKIFFQPTANIETAIAQVVASMQTQVRQLPPGITPPLVIKYSASSIPVIQLALSSNARPENSLFDAAINQLRPQLITVPGVAIPFPYGGKNRLISVDLDTRAMQARGLSPADVVNAVNAQNLILPSGTAKFGATEYTVRMNGSPDEIAGLNDLPVRTVDGATTYLRDVAYVRDGFSPQTNVVRQDGVRGVLLSVLKNGGASTLDIVSNLRALLPVAAQGMPADIKVTPLFDQSLFVKAAVKGVVAEAVIAAALTAAMVLLFLGNWRSTLIIGLTIPLSILASILVLFALGQTLNLMTLGGLALSVGILVDQAIVTIENIERHLHMSTALNEAIEVGAGEIGAAAFVSTLCICIVFVPMFFLSGVARFLFVPLAEAVVFAMIASYLLSRTLVPTLVMLLMGGVHANAAKGKPSLLQRLYRNFDRQFERVRRAYTLVLSTLLSRRGRFIAVFLGFCLLSCLLYPVLGRDFFPSVDAGQIRLHMRAPTGTRIEETARLTDQVEVAIRELVPKDQLETILDNLGVPNSGINLSYSNAGTISTLDGEILMSLREGHRPTDEFVSLLRAELPKRFPGIEFFFQPADIVTQILNFGLPAAIDVQFSGNDMAGNAAHAAELVKAIRKIPGAVDAHIHQRLDGPAQNLQMDRTRLQQYGLTAANVGQNVLIALSGSSQTAPAFWLNPQNGVVYSIAVQSPQYTVDSLDSLLNIPVGASGSAAAAAAGSPQQLLGNLVEAQPSRQPQVVSHYNIIPVVDVYVSVQGTDLASVAAKVGALVDEVRPKLARGSQVTLRGQVQTMQSSFIGLGVGLAMAIVLVYLLIVVTFQSWIDAAIIITALPAALAGIAWMLFITGTTLSVPALTGAIMTMGVATANSILLVSFARERLAAGVPPLSAALEAGATRIRPVLMTALAMIIGMIPMALGLGEGAEQNAPLGRAVIGGLIFATVSTLFFVPAVYAGIHNRRAHRKAAREAEGAAPPTPPSLGATPQET, from the coding sequence ATGGTCCAGCTTGCACTGCGTCGTCCGTACACCTTCATCGTGATGGCGATGCTGATCGTGCTGGCGACACCGCTCGTCCTGCTGCGCATGGCGACGGACATCTTCCCGGAAATCAACATTCCGGTGGTCAGCGTGATCTGGAACTACAACGGCTTGCCGGCGCTGGAGATGGGCCAGCGCATCACCGGCCAGACCGAGCGCAGCCTGACCACGACCGTCAGCGACATCGAGCACATCGAGTCGCAGTCGCTCTCGGGCGTGGCCGTGATCAAGATCTTCTTCCAGCCGACCGCGAACATCGAGACCGCCATCGCCCAGGTGGTGGCGTCGATGCAGACGCAGGTGCGCCAGCTGCCGCCGGGCATCACGCCGCCGCTGGTGATCAAGTATTCGGCCTCCAGCATCCCGGTCATCCAGTTGGCGCTGTCGAGCAACGCGCGGCCGGAGAACTCGCTGTTCGATGCCGCCATCAACCAGCTGCGCCCGCAGCTCATCACGGTGCCGGGGGTGGCGATTCCCTTTCCCTACGGCGGCAAGAACCGGCTGATCTCGGTCGACCTCGACACCCGGGCGATGCAGGCGCGCGGACTGTCGCCGGCGGACGTGGTCAATGCCGTCAACGCGCAGAACCTGATCCTGCCCTCCGGCACGGCCAAGTTCGGCGCCACCGAGTACACGGTGCGCATGAACGGCTCGCCCGACGAGATCGCCGGGCTCAACGACCTGCCGGTGCGCACCGTCGACGGCGCGACCACCTACCTGCGCGACGTCGCCTACGTGCGCGACGGCTTCTCGCCACAGACCAACGTGGTGCGCCAGGACGGCGTGCGCGGCGTGCTGCTGTCGGTGCTGAAGAACGGCGGCGCCTCGACGCTGGACATCGTCTCCAACCTGCGGGCGCTGCTGCCGGTGGCCGCGCAGGGCATGCCGGCCGACATCAAGGTCACGCCGCTGTTCGACCAGTCGCTGTTCGTGAAGGCGGCCGTCAAGGGCGTGGTGGCCGAAGCCGTCATCGCGGCCGCGCTGACCGCCGCCATGGTGCTGCTCTTCCTCGGCAACTGGCGCAGCACGCTGATCATCGGGCTGACCATCCCGCTGTCGATCCTGGCCTCCATCCTGGTCCTGTTCGCGCTCGGGCAGACGCTCAACCTCATGACGCTGGGCGGGCTCGCGCTCTCGGTCGGCATCCTGGTGGACCAGGCGATCGTGACGATCGAGAACATCGAGCGCCACCTGCACATGAGCACCGCGCTGAACGAGGCCATCGAGGTCGGCGCCGGCGAGATCGGCGCCGCGGCCTTCGTCTCGACGCTGTGCATCTGCATCGTGTTCGTGCCGATGTTCTTTCTTTCGGGCGTGGCGCGCTTCCTGTTCGTGCCGCTGGCCGAGGCGGTCGTGTTTGCCATGATCGCGTCCTACCTGCTGTCGCGCACGCTGGTGCCGACGCTGGTGATGCTCCTGATGGGCGGCGTGCATGCCAATGCGGCAAAGGGCAAGCCGAGCCTGCTGCAGCGGCTCTACCGCAACTTCGACCGCCAGTTCGAGCGCGTGCGCCGAGCCTACACGCTGGTGCTGTCGACACTGCTGTCCAGACGCGGGCGCTTCATCGCGGTGTTCCTCGGCTTCTGCCTCTTGTCCTGCCTCTTGTACCCGGTGCTGGGGCGCGACTTCTTCCCGAGCGTGGATGCGGGTCAGATCCGGCTGCACATGCGCGCGCCCACCGGCACGCGCATCGAGGAGACGGCGCGGCTGACCGACCAGGTGGAAGTGGCGATCCGCGAGCTGGTGCCCAAGGACCAGCTCGAGACCATCCTGGACAACCTCGGCGTGCCCAACAGCGGCATCAACCTCTCGTACAGCAACGCCGGCACGATCAGCACGCTGGACGGCGAGATCCTGATGTCGCTGCGCGAGGGGCACCGCCCGACGGACGAATTCGTCAGCCTGCTGCGGGCCGAGCTGCCCAAGCGCTTTCCGGGCATCGAGTTCTTCTTCCAGCCGGCGGACATCGTCACGCAGATCCTGAACTTCGGCCTGCCGGCGGCGATCGACGTGCAGTTCAGCGGCAACGACATGGCCGGCAATGCCGCCCATGCGGCCGAGCTGGTCAAGGCCATCCGCAAGATCCCGGGCGCGGTCGACGCCCACATCCATCAGCGGCTCGACGGCCCGGCGCAGAACCTGCAGATGGACAGGACGCGCCTGCAGCAGTACGGGCTGACGGCGGCCAACGTCGGGCAGAACGTGCTGATCGCGCTGTCGGGCAGCTCGCAGACGGCGCCGGCTTTCTGGCTCAACCCGCAGAACGGCGTGGTCTACAGCATCGCGGTGCAGTCGCCGCAGTACACGGTGGATTCGCTCGACTCGCTGCTCAACATTCCCGTCGGCGCCTCGGGCTCGGCGGCGGCGGCCGCGGCCGGCTCGCCGCAGCAACTGCTGGGCAACCTGGTGGAAGCGCAGCCCAGCCGCCAGCCGCAGGTGGTCTCGCACTACAACATCATCCCGGTGGTCGACGTCTACGTGAGCGTGCAGGGCACCGACCTGGCCAGCGTGGCCGCCAAGGTCGGCGCGCTGGTCGACGAGGTGCGGCCCAAGCTCGCGCGCGGCAGCCAGGTGACGCTGCGCGGGCAGGTGCAGACGATGCAGTCGTCCTTCATCGGCCTGGGCGTCGGGCTGGCGATGGCGATCGTGCTGGTGTACCTGCTGATCGTCGTCACCTTCCAGTCGTGGATCGATGCCGCCATCATCATCACCGCATTGCCGGCGGCGCTGGCCGGCATCGCATGGATGCTGTTCATCACCGGCACGACGCTGAGCGTGCCGGCACTCACGGGCGCCATCATGACGATGGGCGTGGCAACGGCCAACAGCATCCTGCTGGTGTCCTTCGCGCGCGAGCGCCTGGCGGCCGGCGTGCCGCCGCTGTCGGCCGCGCTCGAGGCCGGCGCCACGCGCATCCGGCCGGTGCTGATGACGGCGCTGGCGATGATCATCGGCATGATCCCGATGGCGCTCGGCCTCGGCGAAGGCGCCGAGCAGAACGCGCCGCTCGGGCGCGCGGTCATCGGCGGCCTGATCTTCGCCACCGTATCGACGCTGTTCTTCGTGCCGGCCGTCTATGCCGGCATCCACAACCGCCGCGCCCACCGCAAGGCAGCACGCGAAGCCGAAGGCGCCGCTCCCCCCACGCCACCTTCGCTCGGGGCCACGCCCCAGGAGACCTGA
- a CDS encoding efflux RND transporter periplasmic adaptor subunit: protein MSEQRHAGLAIHPIELDEDGEHHALLKRRQIVRRTRIAVLIVVVLLAIGAARTIFVRIANARALEAGTTERAAQYVKTARPQTAGEGQTLALPGTLQGFVQSPISARASGYLKRWTKDIGSRVQKGELLAEIETPEIDQQLSQAIAARQQAASSLELARSTVARWEALRKKDVVSQQDLDERRSAVAQTTANVAAADANVQRLQQTEGFKRVLAPFAGVITRRNVDVGDLIDGGGGGGGRALFLLAQTDPLRVYVNVPQAYAQLVKAGQPVVVTQAELRGQSFRGEVARTSGAIDASTRMMQVEVSLPNRDGTLLPGAYVQVSLPLAASRTLTIPANALLFRAEGTRVAVVDAAGHVHLRAISLGRNYGETVEVLDGLDAKDRMVLNPSDSLAEGDVVTIAKEPA, encoded by the coding sequence ATGTCCGAGCAACGCCACGCGGGCCTGGCCATCCACCCCATCGAGCTCGACGAGGATGGCGAGCACCACGCGCTGCTGAAGCGCCGGCAGATCGTGCGCCGCACGCGCATCGCGGTGCTGATCGTGGTCGTGCTGCTGGCCATCGGCGCCGCGCGCACGATCTTCGTGCGGATCGCCAACGCGCGCGCACTCGAGGCCGGCACCACCGAGCGCGCCGCGCAGTACGTCAAGACCGCCCGGCCGCAGACCGCGGGCGAGGGCCAGACACTGGCCTTGCCGGGCACACTGCAGGGCTTCGTGCAATCGCCGATCTCGGCGCGCGCGAGCGGCTACCTCAAGCGCTGGACCAAGGACATCGGCAGCCGCGTGCAGAAGGGCGAACTGCTGGCCGAGATCGAGACGCCCGAGATCGACCAGCAGCTCTCGCAGGCCATCGCCGCGCGGCAGCAGGCGGCGTCCAGCCTGGAGCTGGCCAGGAGCACGGTCGCGCGCTGGGAGGCCCTGCGCAAGAAGGACGTGGTTTCGCAGCAGGACCTCGACGAGCGGCGCAGCGCGGTGGCGCAGACCACGGCCAACGTCGCCGCCGCCGATGCGAACGTGCAGCGGCTGCAGCAGACCGAGGGCTTCAAGCGCGTGCTGGCGCCGTTCGCGGGCGTGATCACCCGACGCAACGTCGATGTCGGCGACCTGATCGATGGCGGCGGCGGTGGCGGCGGCCGTGCGCTGTTCCTGCTCGCACAGACCGATCCGCTGCGCGTGTACGTCAACGTGCCGCAGGCCTATGCGCAACTCGTCAAGGCCGGCCAGCCGGTGGTGGTGACGCAGGCCGAGCTGCGCGGCCAGAGCTTCCGCGGCGAGGTGGCGCGCACCTCCGGTGCCATCGACGCGAGCACGCGCATGATGCAGGTCGAGGTCTCGCTGCCGAACCGCGACGGCACGCTGCTGCCTGGCGCCTACGTCCAGGTGTCGCTGCCGCTGGCGGCCAGCCGCACGCTCACCATTCCGGCCAACGCGCTGCTGTTCCGGGCCGAAGGCACGCGCGTCGCGGTGGTGGACGCGGCGGGCCACGTCCATCTGCGCGCGATCAGCCTCGGGCGCAACTACGGCGAGACCGTGGAGGTGCTCGACGGCCTCGACGCCAAGGACCGGATGGTGCTGAACCCCTCCGACTCGCTGGCCGAGGGCGACGTGGTCACGATCGCCAAGGAGCCCGCGTGA
- a CDS encoding glutathione S-transferase family protein translates to MAKPVLTISSKNYGAWSLRGWLMCRLAGLDFSEKVIPPDDPAMKAEMLLLSASMLVPSLLHGGIKVWDTLAIGEYLNEIKPKAGLLPADAKARAHCRAICGEMHSGFSAMRGSLPMNVRAKFPSFKIWSRAQTDIDRVLAIWRECLKDYGGPFLFGKQPCMADAMYAPVVTRFMTYDVALDGACAAYCKHVMALPAMQEWIHAAKQEPEEIDELDAEF, encoded by the coding sequence ATGGCCAAACCTGTTCTCACCATCAGCAGCAAGAACTACGGTGCGTGGTCGCTGCGCGGCTGGCTGATGTGTCGCCTGGCAGGCCTGGACTTCAGTGAGAAGGTGATTCCCCCCGACGACCCCGCGATGAAGGCCGAGATGCTGCTGCTTTCGGCCTCGATGCTGGTGCCGTCGCTGCTGCACGGCGGCATCAAGGTGTGGGACACCCTGGCCATCGGCGAATACCTGAACGAGATCAAGCCCAAGGCGGGACTGCTGCCGGCCGATGCCAAGGCCCGCGCCCACTGCCGCGCCATCTGCGGCGAGATGCATTCGGGCTTCAGCGCAATGCGCGGTTCGCTGCCGATGAACGTCAGGGCGAAGTTTCCGAGCTTCAAGATCTGGTCGCGTGCGCAGACCGACATCGACCGCGTGCTCGCTATCTGGCGGGAGTGCCTGAAGGACTACGGCGGCCCCTTTCTCTTCGGCAAGCAGCCGTGCATGGCGGATGCGATGTATGCGCCCGTGGTCACGCGCTTCATGACATACGACGTTGCTCTCGATGGCGCCTGCGCCGCCTACTGCAAGCACGTCATGGCCCTGCCCGCCATGCAGGAATGGATCCACGCCGCGAAGCAGGAACCCGAGGAGATCGACGAGCTCGACGCCGAGTTCTGA
- a CDS encoding PA0069 family radical SAM protein, translated as MADAFIPVTALKGRGAATRIPHRFERDARDAFDDGWGTLEEGAADPLPPLATEVRFEDVKSVLSENDSPDVPFDRSLNPYRGCEHGCIYCFARPTHSYLNLSPGLDFETKLIAKRNIAEVLRAELGRRNYRPSHLAVGTATDCYQPIERELRLTRSVIEVLKETRHPFGLVTKSSAVEHDLDLIAPMAADHLAAVYVTITTLDGELARKLEPRAAAPHRRLRTVRTLAEAGVPVGVSVGPQIPFVTEDMEQVLEAAWQAGARCAFYTVIRLPWEVAPLFRQWLELHYPQRAGRIMARIREMRGGKDYDADFATRMKGSGLWAELIRQRFEKATQRIGFNRERIALDLSAFRPPGAAGQGSLF; from the coding sequence ATGGCCGACGCTTTCATCCCGGTGACCGCGCTCAAGGGCCGCGGCGCAGCCACCCGCATCCCTCACCGTTTCGAGCGCGACGCGCGCGACGCCTTCGACGACGGCTGGGGCACGCTCGAGGAGGGCGCCGCCGATCCGCTGCCGCCGCTCGCGACCGAGGTGCGCTTCGAGGACGTGAAGTCGGTGCTGAGCGAGAACGACTCGCCCGACGTCCCCTTCGACCGCTCGCTCAATCCCTACCGCGGCTGCGAGCACGGCTGCATCTACTGCTTCGCGCGGCCGACGCACAGCTACCTCAACCTGTCGCCGGGGCTCGACTTCGAGACCAAGCTGATCGCCAAGCGCAACATCGCCGAAGTGCTGCGCGCCGAACTCGGCCGGCGCAATTACCGGCCGAGCCATCTCGCGGTCGGCACCGCGACCGATTGCTACCAGCCGATCGAGCGCGAGCTGCGCCTCACGCGCTCGGTGATCGAAGTGCTGAAGGAAACGCGCCATCCCTTCGGCCTCGTCACCAAGTCGAGCGCGGTCGAGCACGACCTCGATCTGATCGCGCCGATGGCGGCCGATCATCTCGCCGCGGTCTACGTCACCATCACCACGCTCGACGGCGAGCTTGCGCGCAAGCTGGAGCCGCGTGCCGCCGCGCCGCATCGCCGGCTGCGCACGGTGCGCACGCTGGCCGAGGCTGGCGTGCCTGTCGGCGTCAGCGTCGGCCCGCAGATTCCCTTCGTCACCGAGGACATGGAACAGGTGCTCGAAGCCGCATGGCAGGCCGGCGCCCGCTGCGCGTTCTACACGGTGATCCGCCTGCCCTGGGAAGTCGCGCCGCTGTTCCGGCAATGGCTCGAGCTGCACTACCCGCAGCGCGCGGGCCGGATCATGGCGCGCATCCGCGAGATGCGCGGCGGCAAGGACTACGACGCCGACTTCGCGACGCGCATGAAGGGCAGCGGCCTGTGGGCCGAGCTGATCCGCCAGCGCTTCGAGAAGGCGACGCAGCGCATCGGCTTCAATCGCGAGCGCATCGCGCTCGACCTCAGCGCGTTCCGGCCACCTGGCGCAGCGGGGCAGGGCAGCCTGTTCTAG
- a CDS encoding DOPA 4,5-dioxygenase family protein: MPRRPENLYPQYHAHLYFGPDTMAQARAMAEEAGRSLLVVVGRVHERLVGPHPHWSCQIAFDAAEFDEVIAWLDAHRNGLDVFVHGVTGDDYADHTAHAMWLGNESTLDLRMFRPRT, encoded by the coding sequence ATGCCACGCCGTCCCGAAAACCTCTATCCGCAATACCACGCGCACCTCTACTTCGGCCCCGACACCATGGCCCAGGCGCGCGCGATGGCCGAGGAAGCCGGACGCAGCCTGCTGGTCGTGGTTGGCCGCGTGCATGAGCGGCTCGTGGGGCCGCATCCGCACTGGAGCTGCCAGATCGCCTTCGACGCCGCCGAGTTCGATGAAGTCATTGCCTGGCTCGACGCCCACCGCAACGGCCTCGACGTGTTCGTGCACGGCGTGACCGGCGACGACTACGCCGACCACACCGCCCACGCCATGTGGCTGGGCAACGAATCGACGCTGGATCTGCGGATGTTCCGGCCGCGGACCTGA
- a CDS encoding polyhydroxyalkanoate depolymerase, which translates to MLYRAYQNNADLLSPSRLAAQHLGNVANALWPASTERSIARSFAAAMEVYSRMRLTHSRPAYGIERVEVDGEAVAVTEEAALVSPFGTLLHFRKDTRAVQPPVLLAAPLSGHFATLLRETVRTLLHHHDVYVTDWHNARDVPLWHGGFGLDDYTRQLIRFLETIGPGAHMVAVCQPCVAALAATALMAEDDNPAAPSSLTLMAGPVDCRVNPTLVNKLANERPIDWFERNLISRVPWPHAGVMRRVYPGFLQLAAFMSMNPERHKQQFIKLYEHLVDGETDQADTIRHFYDEYLAVNDLPAEFYLQTVERVFQTYDLPRGALTVGDRKVDPSSIRRTALLTVEGERDDICAVGQTVAAQDLCMSIRPYLKTHHLQAGVGHYGVFSGSKWNTQIYPRVREVIHTAAEMH; encoded by the coding sequence ATGCTGTACCGGGCCTACCAAAACAACGCCGACCTGCTCTCGCCGTCGCGCCTCGCAGCCCAGCATCTCGGCAACGTGGCCAACGCGCTCTGGCCGGCGAGCACCGAACGCAGCATCGCCCGAAGTTTCGCGGCGGCGATGGAGGTGTACTCCCGCATGCGTCTCACGCACAGCCGCCCCGCCTACGGCATCGAGCGCGTGGAGGTCGACGGCGAAGCGGTTGCGGTGACAGAAGAAGCCGCGCTGGTCTCGCCCTTCGGCACCTTGCTGCACTTTCGCAAGGACACCAGGGCGGTGCAGCCGCCGGTGCTGCTGGCCGCACCACTGTCGGGCCATTTCGCGACCCTGCTGCGCGAGACCGTGCGCACCTTGCTGCACCACCATGACGTGTACGTGACCGACTGGCACAACGCGCGCGACGTGCCGCTGTGGCATGGCGGCTTCGGGCTCGACGACTACACGCGGCAACTCATCCGGTTCCTCGAGACCATCGGGCCGGGCGCCCACATGGTCGCGGTCTGCCAGCCGTGCGTGGCCGCGCTGGCGGCGACCGCGCTGATGGCCGAGGACGACAATCCGGCTGCACCGAGCAGCCTCACGCTGATGGCCGGGCCGGTCGACTGCCGCGTCAACCCGACCCTGGTCAACAAGCTCGCGAACGAGCGTCCCATCGACTGGTTCGAACGCAACCTGATCAGCCGCGTGCCATGGCCGCATGCCGGCGTGATGCGGCGCGTGTACCCGGGCTTCCTGCAGCTCGCGGCCTTCATGAGCATGAATCCGGAGCGCCACAAGCAGCAGTTCATCAAGCTCTACGAACACCTGGTCGACGGCGAGACCGACCAGGCCGACACCATCCGCCATTTCTACGACGAGTACCTCGCCGTCAACGACCTGCCGGCAGAGTTCTATCTGCAGACGGTGGAGCGTGTGTTCCAGACCTACGACCTGCCGCGCGGCGCGCTCACGGTCGGCGACCGCAAGGTCGATCCTTCATCGATTCGCCGCACCGCGCTGTTGACGGTCGAAGGCGAACGCGACGACATCTGTGCCGTGGGCCAGACCGTGGCAGCCCAGGACCTGTGCATGAGCATCCGGCCTTACCTCAAGACGCACCACCTGCAGGCCGGCGTCGGCCACTACGGCGTCTTCAGCGGCAGCAAGTGGAACACACAGATCTACCCGCGCGTGCGCGAAGTCATCCACACCGCCGCCGAGATGCACTGA